In Persicimonas caeni, a single window of DNA contains:
- a CDS encoding efflux RND transporter permease subunit, producing MKLVDISVKRPVLTTVMMLVLVVFGVVAYPRVGVDLFPDVEFPVAVVSTVYPGADPETVESKVIEPLEEAVNSINGIDELRSTSSENFGLVTIQFELSRDADIAVQDVRDKVQTVLGDLPDEVETPVIQKFDIGAAPIMSLVLSGNYDTRHLTQVADDTLKQRLQTLPGVGNIDIVGGQEREFHILIDPARLDSYGLTVTDVAQAIGSQNINVPGGRIDQGDTELTIKTEGEVHTAEALSELVITSIRGRPIRVGDVSTVRDTEEEKRSHAALDGDAAVALTIQKQSGANTVAVAKEVKSELDELREELGESYRITVPVDNSTFIERTIGDVQFDLMLGAILAVIIILVFLRDWRATLISALALPTSVIATVGFLNAFGFTFNQLTMLALTLSIGILIDDAIVVIENIHRHLEMGKSPWKAAREGTAEIGLAVMAITASIVAVFLPVATMKGIMGRFFFQFGVTVAIAVSVSMLVALTLTPMLSARMLKEHEHGSGGPIGKALDWFFDWLDRVYNITIKGALRHPIITMIVATVSFIGSLGLLGVIPTEFIPEADRGEFRVYAEMPLGTSLDKTIEQVDQITDDLGEMPGVELTFATIGGGQQEEVHKGTIHVELVDAKERSFSQSDAMEYARTLLAGYKGVQLAIEPIQSVGGGGGQRQGDAQFMLLGSDYDELNATADEMIAALEEMDGYVDVDKNVRLGKPEVRVVIDRQRAADLNVPTAVIGMAIRTLYQGQDVSEVATDGDRYDARVRIQENFRNDPQKLLDLQVRSATGRLVPLSNVVDIERGEGPASIERFNRQRQVTVLSNLEGQTVGQASEQMMALSEQVAPEGVSGTLGGDAEQLRESMGYMVEALLLAIVLIFLILAAQFESFVHPLTIMLALPLSLIGALGALALTGMTLNMFTMIGFIMLMGLVVKNSVLLVDYTNVVRREENLPLFEALVKAGTVRMRPILMTTFAMIGGMMPVALAMSAGGESRAPMAVAIIGGLVSSTLLTLVVVPVAYLLAEKLVQKVRPKRDGGPHDQAPGPDESPEGAEGVVG from the coding sequence ATGAAGCTCGTCGATATCAGTGTAAAGCGGCCGGTCCTCACGACGGTCATGATGCTCGTCCTGGTCGTCTTCGGCGTGGTGGCCTATCCGCGCGTGGGCGTCGACCTGTTCCCCGACGTCGAGTTTCCGGTGGCCGTCGTCTCGACGGTCTACCCGGGCGCCGACCCGGAGACGGTCGAATCGAAGGTGATCGAGCCGCTCGAGGAGGCGGTCAACTCGATCAACGGCATCGACGAGCTGCGCTCGACGAGCTCGGAGAATTTCGGGCTGGTCACCATCCAATTCGAGCTGTCACGCGACGCCGATATCGCCGTACAGGACGTGCGCGACAAGGTGCAGACCGTGCTGGGCGACTTGCCCGATGAGGTCGAGACGCCGGTCATTCAGAAATTTGATATCGGCGCGGCACCGATCATGTCGCTGGTGCTCTCCGGGAACTACGACACACGCCACCTGACGCAGGTGGCCGACGACACTCTCAAGCAGCGCCTCCAGACCCTGCCCGGTGTCGGTAATATCGACATCGTCGGTGGTCAGGAGCGCGAGTTTCATATCCTGATCGACCCGGCCCGGCTCGACAGCTACGGGCTGACGGTCACCGACGTCGCCCAGGCGATCGGCAGTCAGAATATCAACGTGCCCGGCGGTCGCATCGACCAGGGCGACACCGAGCTGACCATCAAGACCGAGGGCGAGGTGCACACCGCCGAGGCGCTCTCCGAGCTGGTGATCACCTCGATTCGAGGCCGGCCGATTCGCGTCGGCGATGTCTCGACGGTGCGCGACACCGAAGAGGAGAAACGCTCGCACGCCGCGCTCGACGGCGACGCAGCGGTCGCGCTGACCATCCAGAAGCAGTCGGGCGCCAACACCGTGGCGGTGGCCAAAGAGGTCAAATCCGAGCTCGACGAGCTGCGCGAAGAGCTCGGCGAGTCGTACCGAATCACCGTGCCCGTCGACAACTCGACGTTCATCGAGCGCACCATCGGCGATGTGCAATTCGACCTGATGTTGGGCGCGATCTTGGCGGTCATCATCATCCTGGTCTTCCTGCGCGACTGGCGCGCCACGCTCATCTCGGCGCTCGCCTTGCCGACCTCGGTCATCGCCACGGTCGGCTTCCTCAACGCGTTCGGCTTTACCTTCAACCAGTTGACGATGCTCGCCCTGACCCTGTCGATCGGTATCCTGATCGACGACGCGATCGTCGTCATCGAGAATATCCACCGCCACTTGGAGATGGGAAAATCGCCCTGGAAGGCCGCCCGTGAGGGGACCGCCGAGATTGGCCTGGCCGTCATGGCGATCACCGCCTCGATCGTGGCCGTCTTCCTGCCGGTGGCGACCATGAAGGGCATCATGGGCCGGTTCTTCTTCCAGTTCGGCGTCACCGTGGCCATCGCCGTGTCCGTCTCGATGCTCGTGGCGCTGACGCTCACGCCGATGCTCTCGGCGCGAATGCTCAAAGAGCACGAGCATGGCAGCGGTGGGCCCATCGGCAAGGCGCTCGACTGGTTCTTCGACTGGTTGGATCGCGTTTATAACATCACGATCAAAGGCGCGCTTCGCCACCCGATCATCACCATGATCGTCGCCACCGTTTCGTTCATCGGCTCGCTGGGACTGCTCGGGGTCATCCCCACCGAGTTCATCCCGGAGGCCGACCGCGGGGAGTTCCGCGTCTATGCCGAGATGCCGCTGGGGACCTCGCTCGACAAGACGATCGAGCAGGTCGACCAGATCACCGACGACCTGGGCGAGATGCCCGGCGTCGAGCTGACCTTTGCGACCATCGGCGGCGGCCAGCAAGAAGAGGTGCACAAGGGCACCATTCACGTCGAGCTGGTCGACGCCAAGGAGCGCTCGTTTAGCCAGTCCGACGCCATGGAGTACGCCCGTACGTTGCTGGCCGGCTACAAAGGCGTCCAGCTGGCCATCGAGCCGATTCAGTCCGTCGGCGGTGGCGGTGGCCAGCGTCAGGGTGACGCGCAGTTCATGCTGTTGGGAAGCGACTACGACGAGCTCAACGCCACGGCCGACGAGATGATCGCCGCCCTCGAGGAGATGGATGGCTATGTCGACGTCGACAAGAACGTGCGCCTCGGAAAGCCCGAGGTGCGCGTGGTCATCGATCGTCAGCGCGCCGCCGACCTCAACGTCCCCACTGCGGTCATCGGCATGGCCATCCGCACGCTGTATCAGGGCCAGGATGTCTCCGAGGTGGCCACCGACGGCGACCGCTACGACGCGCGAGTGCGCATCCAGGAGAATTTCCGAAACGACCCCCAGAAGCTTCTGGACCTGCAGGTGCGCTCGGCTACCGGCCGATTGGTCCCGCTGTCGAACGTGGTCGACATCGAGCGCGGCGAAGGCCCTGCTTCCATCGAGCGGTTCAACCGCCAGCGCCAGGTCACCGTGCTGAGCAACCTGGAGGGCCAGACGGTCGGCCAGGCCTCCGAGCAGATGATGGCGCTCAGTGAGCAAGTCGCTCCCGAAGGCGTCTCGGGCACCCTCGGCGGTGACGCCGAGCAGCTGCGCGAGTCGATGGGCTACATGGTCGAGGCGCTCCTGTTGGCGATCGTGTTGATCTTTTTGATCTTGGCCGCCCAGTTCGAGAGCTTCGTCCACCCGCTCACGATCATGCTCGCCTTGCCCCTGTCGCTCATCGGCGCGCTCGGCGCGCTGGCGCTCACCGGCATGACGCTGAACATGTTCACCATGATCGGTTTCATCATGCTGATGGGCCTGGTCGTCAAGAACTCGGTCCTCCTGGTCGACTACACCAACGTGGTGCGCCGCGAGGAAAACCTGCCGCTCTTCGAGGCGCTGGTCAAAGCAGGGACGGTGCGAATGCGGCCGATCTTGATGACCACCTTCGCCATGATCGGCGGCATGATGCCGGTGGCCCTGGCGATGTCGGCCGGCGGCGAGAGCCGCGCGCCGATGGCCGTGGCGATCATCGGCGGCCTGGTCTCCTCGACCTTGCTCACCCTGGTCGTGGTGCCGGTGGCCTACCTGCTGGCCGAGAAGCTGGTCCAAAAGGTGCGCCCCAAACGCGATGGGGGGCCGCATGACCAGGCGCCAGGTCCTGACGAGTCGCCAGAGGGCGCCGAAGGCGTCGTCGGCTGA
- a CDS encoding cation:proton antiporter: protein MNRHKPNKIAWVGAGALIALLWPVIGLAAGKGGFEGLDPSQESVLILLAIVGVAYLVTHLVLERVAERFGFVTGVEYIVLGAILGPAASYIPDVQPLIDDTTLGALTPAIVLGTGSLGLWGGLHFDFKKFGNLQFRALKSAMFISLTTLLVVVGVATAVLYYFWSPGTVVAAMPALLCVGTVAMVADTGPLRSMAAYLGAEGPATEFGALVAGYCSAMGITAFGLIFCFYNTTTVPFDVDPPFVWLVWFGIHLLLGSALGLVFATFLRRDFSDDKIITVVIGMVIFSSGFAYYLHLSPIFVNFILGVVLINTGRHADHVESRLRAIRRPLYIVLFFFAGAGWKTGNVAWWAFALVIVYVVLRRTGRLAGSLAATRIVSQQTYGAGLGRALLAPGALSVAMLLNFDQVFSGSPYAKVLYDGLLTAIVVTEIVAYPMTRSWLIDVADVAPPEQRKRQTEAG, encoded by the coding sequence ATGAACCGACATAAGCCGAACAAAATCGCTTGGGTGGGCGCAGGCGCCCTGATCGCGCTGCTCTGGCCTGTGATCGGCCTGGCCGCCGGCAAAGGCGGCTTCGAGGGCCTCGACCCCAGCCAGGAGAGTGTGCTCATTCTGCTGGCCATCGTCGGGGTCGCCTACCTGGTCACCCACCTGGTCCTGGAGCGCGTCGCCGAGCGATTCGGCTTCGTGACCGGCGTCGAGTACATCGTGCTGGGCGCCATTTTGGGCCCGGCCGCCAGCTATATCCCCGACGTCCAGCCGCTGATCGACGACACCACCCTGGGCGCGCTGACCCCGGCGATCGTGCTGGGCACCGGCTCGCTGGGGCTGTGGGGCGGGCTGCACTTCGACTTCAAGAAGTTCGGAAACCTGCAGTTCCGCGCGCTCAAGAGCGCGATGTTCATCTCGCTGACCACCCTCCTGGTGGTCGTGGGCGTGGCGACCGCGGTGCTCTACTACTTCTGGAGTCCGGGCACCGTCGTCGCGGCCATGCCCGCGCTTTTGTGCGTGGGCACCGTCGCCATGGTCGCCGACACCGGCCCGCTGCGCTCGATGGCCGCCTACCTGGGCGCCGAGGGCCCGGCGACCGAGTTCGGCGCGCTGGTCGCCGGTTACTGCTCGGCGATGGGCATCACCGCCTTCGGCCTGATCTTCTGCTTTTACAACACCACCACCGTCCCGTTCGACGTCGACCCGCCCTTTGTGTGGCTGGTCTGGTTCGGCATCCACCTGCTTCTGGGGAGCGCGCTGGGGCTGGTCTTTGCGACCTTTCTTCGCCGCGACTTCTCCGACGACAAGATCATCACCGTCGTCATCGGCATGGTCATCTTCTCGAGCGGGTTCGCCTACTACCTGCACCTGTCGCCCATCTTCGTGAACTTCATCTTGGGCGTCGTGCTCATCAACACCGGCCGCCACGCCGACCACGTCGAGTCGCGGCTGCGCGCCATTCGCCGACCGCTGTATATCGTGCTCTTCTTCTTCGCCGGCGCCGGCTGGAAGACGGGCAACGTGGCCTGGTGGGCGTTCGCGCTGGTGATCGTCTACGTGGTGCTGCGACGCACCGGCCGCCTGGCCGGAAGCCTCGCCGCCACCCGCATCGTCTCCCAGCAGACCTACGGCGCCGGCCTGGGCCGCGCGCTCCTGGCGCCCGGGGCGCTCAGCGTGGCGATGTTGTTGAATTTCGACCAGGTCTTCAGCGGCTCGCCGTACGCCAAGGTGCTGTACGACGGGCTTCTGACCGCCATCGTCGTGACTGAAATTGTCGCTTATCCCATGACGCGTAGTTGGCTCATCGACGTCGCCGACGTCGCGCCTCCCGAACAGCGCAAACGCCAAACGGAGGCCGGCTGA
- a CDS encoding TolC family protein, with protein MTDRTKPTRLSAGAALAVLVACVVGGPAVAAAQAPDGQAPTTAATTVTLEEAIAEATGEHPNIARARADRRAAEAQRKQARANFGPTLSASAGIQFWNDEITFSTSPGGDQVPQLPPPQTPYEEIIAGLFTQTEPTVVRDQITWDVALTISQPLGPLYSIYHGYRATEFAEEAAEEQVDQVSRDQAREAAVAYFRVLQAQALLETAQQSVEQLAAQVETVSVLVEAGATTSSQRMRIEVALAAAEQEVIQARSRVRLAQSNLAVALGRNAQERVGANAVDADTLPGVDGSPEDAVEAAIANRPELRQLELGIEAAQAGVKAEEGTYIPQLVAVGQYSHTEGQGLAGTDTAFVGLSLDWTLWQWGARYYAVDEAEAQVVSLEATQEQTSRQIGLQAKMAWYDLESAVEAYGVAERAVAQAEEAYRVESVRYEAGKSTSTDLLDAQSALTEARNNRNNALYQALIQHTELIYATGRPVTADRLLRGGNR; from the coding sequence ATGACCGATCGAACCAAGCCAACGAGACTTAGCGCAGGGGCCGCGCTTGCCGTGCTGGTCGCCTGTGTGGTGGGTGGGCCGGCGGTGGCAGCCGCGCAGGCGCCCGACGGGCAGGCCCCGACGACGGCGGCCACGACTGTGACTCTGGAGGAGGCGATCGCGGAGGCGACCGGCGAGCATCCGAATATTGCTCGCGCCAGGGCCGACCGGCGAGCCGCCGAGGCGCAGCGCAAGCAGGCGCGCGCGAATTTCGGGCCCACGTTGTCAGCGTCGGCCGGCATCCAGTTCTGGAATGACGAGATCACCTTCTCGACGTCGCCGGGTGGCGACCAAGTGCCCCAACTTCCGCCGCCGCAGACGCCCTACGAGGAGATCATCGCCGGCCTGTTCACCCAGACCGAGCCGACGGTGGTGCGCGACCAGATTACCTGGGATGTCGCCCTGACGATTTCGCAGCCGCTGGGGCCGCTCTACTCGATCTATCACGGCTATCGCGCCACCGAGTTCGCCGAGGAGGCCGCCGAAGAGCAGGTCGACCAGGTGAGCCGCGACCAGGCGCGTGAAGCTGCCGTGGCCTATTTTCGGGTGTTGCAGGCGCAGGCGCTCCTGGAGACCGCCCAGCAGTCGGTCGAGCAGCTCGCCGCGCAGGTCGAGACGGTCTCGGTACTCGTCGAGGCAGGGGCGACCACCTCTTCGCAGCGCATGCGCATCGAAGTAGCGCTGGCCGCGGCCGAGCAGGAGGTCATCCAGGCCCGCTCGCGGGTGCGCTTGGCGCAGTCGAACCTCGCCGTGGCGCTGGGGCGCAACGCCCAAGAGCGCGTAGGCGCGAACGCCGTGGACGCGGACACATTGCCCGGCGTCGACGGCTCGCCTGAAGATGCCGTCGAGGCGGCGATCGCCAACCGCCCGGAGCTACGACAGCTCGAGCTCGGCATCGAGGCTGCCCAGGCGGGTGTGAAGGCCGAAGAGGGCACCTATATCCCGCAGCTCGTCGCCGTGGGGCAGTACTCGCACACCGAGGGACAGGGACTCGCCGGCACCGATACGGCGTTCGTTGGGCTGTCACTCGACTGGACGCTGTGGCAATGGGGCGCGCGCTACTACGCGGTCGACGAGGCCGAGGCCCAGGTGGTCAGCCTGGAGGCGACCCAAGAGCAGACCAGCCGCCAGATCGGCCTGCAGGCGAAGATGGCTTGGTACGACCTGGAGTCGGCTGTCGAGGCCTATGGGGTCGCCGAGCGCGCCGTGGCGCAGGCCGAAGAGGCCTATCGCGTCGAGTCGGTGCGCTACGAGGCAGGCAAGTCGACCTCGACCGACCTGCTCGACGCACAGTCGGCGCTGACCGAGGCGCGCAACAATCGAAATAACGCGCTGTATCAGGCGCTGATCCAGCACACAGAATTGATTTATGCGACCGGCCGGCCCGTGACGGCTGATCGGCTGCTCCGTGGAGGAAACCGATGA
- a CDS encoding SAM-dependent methyltransferase, with protein sequence MFSRPVGEQFSAALDPHRRQSMLRGLQVALEACAAAEPSVALVGWQAATLIEAAYEKAGRVVIIEEDPELIDSIEKGLLARDLGKKVKLVAESPREVSLDEHVDIAVASVTSTWFIEGDEAAVLANLRANVLKKNGAMVPRRLAHMFEIASTATGVAGMPLRVPRYSRPGEPVPVLGESKHFLTTDLTKSAEIPEAIDDTIIIKPLLSGRLSALRLTTMCELAEGVIQVTSQSGLQSILVPLREDVDVEAGQPVRIHIRYRLGEGLDTAKFSAKALPQSDVDGWEHSDHPVTERFRERVAGFVDELDRKGRGSDLDKVVSYTRQPHGDVSRLTAIFWTIDEDYKKPVRELIDGFRRETNAELGVTPPDEVVYELMYGVYKEKRGE encoded by the coding sequence ATGTTTTCCAGACCGGTCGGCGAGCAGTTCTCGGCAGCCCTCGACCCGCATCGGCGCCAGTCGATGCTGCGCGGACTCCAGGTTGCCCTGGAGGCGTGCGCGGCGGCCGAGCCGAGCGTGGCGCTGGTTGGCTGGCAGGCGGCCACGCTCATCGAGGCGGCCTACGAGAAGGCCGGGCGCGTGGTGATCATCGAGGAAGATCCGGAGCTGATCGACAGCATCGAGAAGGGGCTGTTGGCGCGCGATCTGGGCAAGAAGGTCAAGCTGGTGGCCGAGTCCCCCCGCGAGGTCAGCCTCGACGAGCACGTCGACATCGCCGTGGCCAGCGTCACCTCGACCTGGTTCATCGAGGGCGACGAGGCGGCCGTGCTGGCCAACCTGCGCGCCAACGTCCTCAAGAAGAACGGCGCCATGGTGCCTCGCCGGCTCGCCCACATGTTCGAGATCGCCTCGACGGCCACCGGCGTGGCGGGCATGCCGCTGAGGGTGCCGCGCTACAGCCGCCCCGGCGAGCCCGTGCCGGTGCTGGGCGAGTCGAAGCACTTCTTGACCACCGACCTGACCAAGTCGGCCGAGATCCCCGAGGCGATCGACGACACGATCATCATCAAGCCGCTGCTCTCCGGCCGCCTGAGCGCGCTTCGGCTGACCACGATGTGCGAGCTCGCCGAGGGCGTCATCCAGGTGACCAGCCAGTCCGGCCTGCAGTCGATCTTGGTGCCGCTGCGCGAAGACGTCGACGTCGAGGCGGGCCAGCCGGTGCGCATCCATATCCGCTACCGGTTGGGCGAGGGCCTGGACACGGCCAAATTCTCGGCCAAAGCGCTGCCCCAGAGCGACGTCGACGGGTGGGAGCACTCCGACCACCCGGTCACCGAGCGCTTCCGCGAGCGCGTCGCCGGCTTCGTCGACGAACTCGACCGCAAGGGCCGCGGCAGCGACCTCGACAAGGTCGTCAGCTACACCCGCCAGCCCCACGGCGACGTCTCCCGGCTGACCGCCATTTTCTGGACGATCGACGAAGACTACAAAAAGCCGGTGCGCGAACTCATCGACGGCTTCCGCCGCGAGACCAACGCCGAGCTGGGCGTCACGCCGCCCGACGAGGTGGTCTACGAGTTGATGTACGGGGTGTACAAGGAGAAGCGCGGGGAGTGA
- a CDS encoding efflux RND transporter periplasmic adaptor subunit: MKTTLKTYVVLAVCAGGLALAGCSTEQEKVDLPSEQATANDEAAAQEADEAEQAEQAERADEAEEADESNKADEGASEASPTTNEAPGAGRRLSGSFEPQRTSSVAASVGGIIREVYVEEGDVVDKGDRILNIDAKDYQLRVDQARAAVKAAQAQVDTLQTEYERLEKLLAKEAVAPAEADQLSGNLAAARAQLEQAKVGLRMAQKARADSVVRAPYAGVVTAVNVAEGSFAAPGPSPLIQLEEVQNLYLRVSVPEEYAKQVDEGDKLSVQVPALDRQMTLTVDRINPSVAKSSRAFDVLAEVDNPDLAIRSGMFAEITLAEDAAGGGPTAEGGEQ; this comes from the coding sequence ATGAAGACCACGCTGAAGACTTATGTGGTGCTCGCAGTGTGCGCCGGAGGACTGGCGCTCGCTGGATGCAGCACGGAACAAGAGAAGGTCGACCTGCCCAGCGAGCAGGCGACGGCGAATGACGAGGCGGCAGCCCAAGAAGCTGACGAGGCCGAGCAGGCTGAGCAGGCTGAAAGAGCCGACGAGGCTGAAGAGGCGGACGAGTCAAACAAGGCCGACGAGGGCGCCAGCGAGGCGTCGCCGACGACGAACGAGGCCCCAGGGGCTGGTCGCCGCCTGTCGGGCAGCTTCGAGCCGCAGCGCACCTCGAGCGTGGCCGCCAGCGTTGGCGGGATCATCCGCGAGGTCTACGTCGAAGAGGGCGACGTCGTCGACAAGGGCGACCGGATCCTGAATATCGACGCCAAGGATTATCAGCTCCGCGTCGACCAGGCGCGCGCCGCGGTCAAGGCGGCCCAGGCGCAGGTCGACACGCTGCAGACCGAGTACGAGCGCCTCGAAAAACTCCTGGCGAAGGAGGCGGTGGCGCCTGCGGAGGCCGACCAGTTGTCGGGCAACCTCGCCGCGGCGCGCGCGCAGCTCGAGCAGGCCAAGGTGGGCTTGCGTATGGCCCAGAAGGCGCGCGCCGACTCGGTGGTCCGCGCCCCCTATGCCGGCGTGGTCACCGCGGTCAACGTCGCCGAGGGGAGCTTCGCTGCCCCCGGCCCGTCGCCGCTGATCCAGCTCGAAGAGGTCCAGAATCTCTACCTGCGGGTGAGCGTGCCCGAAGAGTACGCCAAGCAGGTCGATGAGGGCGACAAGCTGTCGGTGCAGGTGCCTGCGCTCGACCGCCAGATGACGCTGACCGTCGACCGTATCAACCCGAGCGTGGCCAAGAGCTCGCGCGCCTTCGACGTGCTCGCCGAGGTCGACAACCCCGACCTGGCGATCCGTTCGGGCATGTTCGCCGAGATTACGCTGGCCGAAGATGCTGCAGGTGGCGGTCCGACCGCCGAAGGGGGTGAGCAATGA
- a CDS encoding TetR/AcrR family transcriptional regulator, whose translation MAKDNRQRLGRAEARDKLLRAAARVFLEKGRGATVEDIAAEAEYSASALYKHFSNKDDLFRCLWHRVFTEMIEVFTNEPPMDLPFVGRLKWTLYSIAEFAENDRDLFLAAMANSPIAESPMTLDEEFLEKHHQMRDAFNQLMSRGIEEGVLRDYDPATLAMAMGGSLQALTGHWALEGPFPLKPHMDDLIELFMNGAAKKPED comes from the coding sequence ATGGCAAAGGATAACCGCCAACGGCTGGGCCGCGCTGAGGCGCGCGATAAACTTCTGCGAGCCGCGGCTCGCGTCTTTCTCGAGAAGGGAAGGGGGGCGACCGTCGAGGATATCGCCGCCGAGGCCGAGTACTCGGCGTCCGCGCTCTACAAGCATTTCTCGAACAAGGACGACCTCTTCCGATGCCTGTGGCACCGGGTCTTCACCGAGATGATCGAGGTCTTTACCAACGAGCCGCCCATGGACCTGCCCTTCGTGGGCCGGCTCAAGTGGACGTTGTATAGCATCGCCGAGTTCGCCGAGAACGATCGCGACCTCTTCTTGGCCGCGATGGCCAACTCGCCGATCGCCGAGTCGCCGATGACCCTCGATGAGGAGTTTCTCGAGAAGCACCACCAGATGCGCGACGCGTTCAATCAGCTGATGTCGCGCGGCATCGAAGAGGGCGTCTTGCGCGACTATGACCCGGCCACCCTGGCGATGGCGATGGGAGGCAGCCTGCAGGCCCTGACCGGCCATTGGGCGCTCGAGGGTCCTTTTCCGCTCAAGCCGCACATGGACGATCTCATCGAGTTGTTCATGAACGGGGCCGCCAAGAAGCCCGAAGACTGA